One window of the Diachasmimorpha longicaudata isolate KC_UGA_2023 chromosome 9, iyDiaLong2, whole genome shotgun sequence genome contains the following:
- the LOC135166259 gene encoding uncharacterized protein LOC135166259 isoform X2 → MIFYYLTDNSIMSDFSTPSCSNSLSGVDIPAPNAEIQIDRPADPQVDDTPADSNLFLDYELLTSSDYLQSISPFTTKLVEIVMVVHLVKGSEIVTCKNVVHIDGAIPKQVSDRFNSGTTPFELVIQSNTVINDLGNLKTLPPSQSNIAPEVVPLIGLSKYKKIVAVKGFVKTPWAVIEKQTDSTNTCFGSIAADKFFVDVKISEYPLDYVCEFSKGQHVQCIGSVIRTFTSFYFCVQEPVCITLVDDQVVSLKDLLVCKPLIVASDNDAAGPSKKLKRNELLKKFLKKD, encoded by the exons ATGATCTTCTATTACCTCACTGATAATTCAATCATGTCCGATTTCTCCACCCCCTCCTGCTCTAACTCACTGTCAGGAGTAGATATTCCTGCTCCCAATGCAGAGATTCAAATTGATCGCCCTGCAGATCCTCAAGTCGACGATACTCCAGCCGATTCCAATCTCTTTTTGGATTACGAACTTCTGACGTCTTCCGACTATTTGCAGAGCATTTCCCCATTCACTACAAAATTAGT TGAGATTGTTATGGTCGTTCATCTCGTGAAGGGATCTGAAATTGTCACCTGCAAAAATG tcgttCACATCGATGGTGCCATTCCCAAGCAAGTCTCAGATCGCTTCAACTCAGGAACTACTCCTTTTGAATTGGTCATCCAGTCAAATACAGTCATTAATGATTTGGGAAATTTGAAAACTCTCCCACCTTCTCAGTCCAATATCGCTCCTGAAGTTGTTCCTTTAATTGGACTTTCAAAGTACAAGAAAATTGTTG CTGTCAAAGGTTTTGTTAAAACTCCTTGGGCTGTGATTGAGAAACAGACTGACAGCACAAATACTTGCTTCGGTTCCATTGCAGCTGACAAATTCTTCGTCGATGTAAAAATATCTGAGTATCCTCTTGATTATGTttgtgaattttccaaagggCAACATGTTCAATGCATCGGATCCGTCATCAGAACTT TTACCTCGTTTTATTTTTGCGTCCAAGAACCTGTTTGTATCACTTTGGTCGATGATCAAGTGGTGTCACTCAAGGACTTACTGGTATGTAAGCCACTTATTGTTGCCAGCGATAATGATGCTGCCGGCCCCTCCaagaaattgaagagaaatgaATTGCTAAagaaattcctgaaaaaa gattga
- the LOC135166259 gene encoding uncharacterized protein LOC135166259 isoform X1, giving the protein MIFYYLTDNSIMSDFSTPSCSNSLSGVDIPAPNAEIQIDRPADPQVDDTPADSNLFLDYELLTSSDYLQSISPFTTKLVEIVMVVHLVKGSEIVTCKNVVHIDGAIPKQVSDRFNSGTTPFELVIQSNTVINDLGNLKTLPPSQSNIAPEVVPLIGLSKYKKIVAVKGFVKTPWAVIEKQTDSTNTCFGSIAADKFFVDVKISEYPLDYVCEFSKGQHVQCIGSVIRTFTSFYFCVQEPVCITLVDDQVVSLKDLLVCKPLIVASDNDAAGPSKKLKRNELLKKFLKKVFWIQQFFVFFIFLLVQS; this is encoded by the exons ATGATCTTCTATTACCTCACTGATAATTCAATCATGTCCGATTTCTCCACCCCCTCCTGCTCTAACTCACTGTCAGGAGTAGATATTCCTGCTCCCAATGCAGAGATTCAAATTGATCGCCCTGCAGATCCTCAAGTCGACGATACTCCAGCCGATTCCAATCTCTTTTTGGATTACGAACTTCTGACGTCTTCCGACTATTTGCAGAGCATTTCCCCATTCACTACAAAATTAGT TGAGATTGTTATGGTCGTTCATCTCGTGAAGGGATCTGAAATTGTCACCTGCAAAAATG tcgttCACATCGATGGTGCCATTCCCAAGCAAGTCTCAGATCGCTTCAACTCAGGAACTACTCCTTTTGAATTGGTCATCCAGTCAAATACAGTCATTAATGATTTGGGAAATTTGAAAACTCTCCCACCTTCTCAGTCCAATATCGCTCCTGAAGTTGTTCCTTTAATTGGACTTTCAAAGTACAAGAAAATTGTTG CTGTCAAAGGTTTTGTTAAAACTCCTTGGGCTGTGATTGAGAAACAGACTGACAGCACAAATACTTGCTTCGGTTCCATTGCAGCTGACAAATTCTTCGTCGATGTAAAAATATCTGAGTATCCTCTTGATTATGTttgtgaattttccaaagggCAACATGTTCAATGCATCGGATCCGTCATCAGAACTT TTACCTCGTTTTATTTTTGCGTCCAAGAACCTGTTTGTATCACTTTGGTCGATGATCAAGTGGTGTCACTCAAGGACTTACTGGTATGTAAGCCACTTATTGTTGCCAGCGATAATGATGCTGCCGGCCCCTCCaagaaattgaagagaaatgaATTGCTAAagaaattcctgaaaaaagtattttggatccaacaattttttgttttttttatatttctccttGTACAGAGCTGA
- the LOC135166260 gene encoding uncharacterized protein LOC135166260 isoform X1, giving the protein MPTLKSKKKLTLKRVAFVFYDTETRQNKLRRGPTDVNVHVPNLCVAQTVCDRCADMNDDDIVNANDNHGNPCGVCKHRENVFDGDDPVRGFVDYITSMDANAFFQFLRTSSDGSSSSFNLLLMKKKKEVDIKRQFEVSRENQKNGRRDSLSCSDRRYGS; this is encoded by the exons ATGCCTACCTTAaagagcaagaaaaaattgactttgaaacgcgtggcgtttgttttctacgacaCTGAAACCAGACAGAATAAGCTGCGGCGAGGACCTACTGACGTGAACGTACACgttcctaatctttgcgttgcacaaactgtgtgtgatcgctgtgcagatatgaacgacgatgacattgtgaacgccaacgataatcacggaaatccatGTGGCGTttgtaaacatcgggaaaatgttttcgatggtgacgatcctgtgcgaggatttgttgattacatcacgtcgatgg ATGCAAACGCCTTTTTCCAGTTCCTTCGGACGAGTTCTGACGGTTCGTCTTCCTCTTTTAACTtgttattaatgaaaaaaaagaaggaagTAGATATCAAAAGACAATTCGAGGTGAGCAGAGAAAACCAGAAAAATGGAAGACGAGATAGTTTATCGTGCTCAGATCGTCGATACGGATCATAA